One region of Panulirus ornatus isolate Po-2019 chromosome 42, ASM3632096v1, whole genome shotgun sequence genomic DNA includes:
- the LOC139761803 gene encoding solute carrier family 66 member 3, which translates to MSLLIDSMITFCNLTTIGLCGFMKVPQIMKIIKAKSVQGLSLASLLLELTSYSIMLSYNVYSAYAFSTYFEYPLMVIQDVVMLGVFLTFTGRLSPLVVLPAAAFSYFAYSIASGSLPSSLITTLVSLCTPISASSKVVALLTIIRSKNSATVSIPSWSISAYTCVTRLFTIYVESADPALLMNFGTSFILNLCIITAAVFYKPREKKD; encoded by the exons ATGTCTCTCTTAATAGACTCTATGATAACTTTTTGTAACTTAACCACAATAGGACTTTGTGGTTTTATGAAGGTGCCACAGATTATGAAAATCATAAAAGCGAAATCTGTTCAAGGATTAAGTTTAGCCAGCTTGCTGCTTGAGCTGACAAG CTATTCTATTATGCTCAGCTACAATGTGTACTCTGCTTATGCATTCAGTACATATTTTGAGTACCCCTTAATGGTTATTCAAGATGTGGTCATGTTGGGAGTGTTTCTAACATTTACTGGTCGTCTTTCACCTCTTGTGGTTCTCCCCGCTGCAGCATTCTCGTATTTTGCATATTCCATTGCATCAGGAAGTCTTCCCAGCAGCCTCATAACAACACTTGTG TCCCTATGTACTCCTATTTCGGCAAGCAGTAAGGTGGTAGCTCTGTTAACCATCATCCGTTCCAAGAACTCAGCTACTGTATCTATTCCGTCTTGGTCCATCTCGGCATATACCTGTGTTA CACGATTATTTACAATCTATGTGGAGTCAGCAGATCCTGCACTCTTGATGAATTTTGGCACCTCCTTCATTTTGAACCTTTGTATCATCACAGCTGCTGTCTTCTATAAACCAAGAGAGAAGAAGGATTAA
- the LOC139761804 gene encoding uncharacterized protein — protein MKLLLLTLMAAAANAGPSYTRVFTEQNQVGNYADFNDYVPNLSLVGFDNTIDSVIQTGMWMYYDNQNYNIVSGKVYWVHGIDIHVNFPTEYTNMCTSLRYAGSPNYLNEDTWTMYEGSYFTGVEYYGNGESSNFGPITGSVSSFILTGLSPWTIYSGENWSGDTMCVYPNTDHDVGSNGATIDFGIFPEVSPFVGIWGPVVEPRVLWECLGSCGSVWGPVGVYVFLW, from the exons ATGAAGCTGCTACTTCTTACTCTCATGGCCGCTG CGGCAAACGCTGGGCCCAGCTACACCCGCGTCTTCACGGAGCAGAACCAGGTGGGGAATTACGCGGACTTCAACGACTACGTCCCCAACCTCTCCCTTGTCGGCTTCGACAACACCATTGATAGCGTTATCCAGACTGGAAT GTGGATGTACTACGACAACCAGAACTACAATATTGTATCCGGCAAGGTGTACTGGGTTCACGGTATCGACATCCATGTGAACTTTCCCACCGAGTACACCAACATG TGTACGTCTCTCCGGTACGCCGGGAGCCCCAACTATCTAAACGAGGACACATGGACTATGTACGAAGGTTCCTACTTCACGGGCGTCGAGTACTACGGCAACGGAGAGAGCTCCAACTTCGGGCCGATTACTGGCAGTGTCTCCTCCTTCATCCTGACCGGCCTCAGCCCCTGGACTATCTACAG TGGGGAGAACTGGTCTGGTGACACCATGTGCGTGTACCCCAACACGGACCACGACGTGGGTTCCAACGGCGCTACCATCGACTTTGGCATCTTCCCAGAAGTGAGTCCCTTTGTGGGTatctggggtcctgtggtagaACCTAGGGTCTTGTGGgagtgtctggggtcctgtggtagtgtctgggggccggtgggagtgtatgtgttcctgtggtag